DNA from Terriglobus tenax:
TAGAATTTCGTCCACCACCTGCTCCACCGGGCGGTCGTTCTTCACGATGATCGCGTCCGTCGGACGCTCCAGCGTCGCCAGCTGGCTGTCCAGCAGGCCGGGGTTCATAAACTCGTGGCTGCGCGCCGCCAGCCGCTCCGCAATCGCTTCCTTCGGCAGATCCAGCAGCACAAACTGCACCGTGCCTTCGGGCATTCCCTGCCGCAGCGTCACACGGTACTTGTCCTTCAGTGCGGAGCAGGCCAGAACGCCATTGCTGCCCGCTTCGTGCCAGCCACGCATCACTTCATTCAACCGCTCCAGCCACGGCTGGCGGTCATCGTCGTTCAGGGCATGGCCCGCGGCCATCTTCGCCTTGTTCGCCGCCGGATGATAGTCATCCGCATCCGCAAAGACGCAGTGCAAACGCTCAGACAGCAGCGTGCCCACTGTTGACTTGCCCGAACCCGATACTCCCATCAACACCAGAATCATTCTTTGCCTCAAGCAAAGAGCGCGGCACATCCCTGCCGCGCTCTTCTTTGCACTACCACTCTATTACTGGCCCAGGAACACCGGCTTGATGTGGCGCTCCCACAGGTTCTCGGTCACGTTCTTGGCCACGATCTCCTCGTTCGCCTCAAGCGCTTCCAGGTACTTCGGTCCCATCTTCGCCGCCACCTTGAAGCCCACGTGGATCAGCTGACGAAAGTTTGCGTTGTACAGAGGATTGCTCTGCACGTGGCGCAGGGCGCCCACATACTGCTCACTGGTCCAGCCATTTACGGCAGCAACCGTCGGCAGCTCTTCCTTCTTGATGTCGATGACCGTGGCATACGGAGCCATCAGTTCATCGGCATGGCCAAAGGCCTCCGCATACACTTCCTTGGCAATCTCCAGGCCCGATCCACCGGCCTCCGCCAGGCCAATCACCTCTTCCAGCCAGGTGGTTCCGGCCGTCTTCAGGTGAACGCCAGCGCCGGTCCTGGTCACCGCCTGGTGAATGGGAGCGTAGATGGAAAACTTGTCCGATCCCGAGTGGACGCTCAGCTTCAGGTTCGGCTCCATGCCGTAGTTCTTCACGGCAAACGCAATCGCCGCCAGGTCCTCTTCGAACTCGGTGGTGAACTTGGCCACATCGCCCACGTACTCCACGCCCTTGTTGAAGCGGCCGGTAAACTTCGGCGCAATGGTCTGGATCGGCACCTTCTCATCGGCAATCGCCGCCAGGATAATCAGCAGCTCCACCGGGGTCTGCGGCAGGTCGGTCTCGTCCATCGAGATCTCCGGAACGAACTTGCCCTCGCCCTTCACTTCCAGCACGGCGCGATAGATCTTGCCCGCCTCCTGCACAGCTGCCAGGAACTTGTTGGCAACGCCCTTCACAAACGCCTCGTCCGTCTTGAACGGCTCGGCAATGCCCGGGATGCTGACCGTACCCACCAGCTCAGGGTGGCGCGCAACAAAGGCATCCACATCCGCCGGGGCAGCCGCTTCACCAATGTTGTCGGCAACGTCGATCGTGAAGAAATCGCAAGGAGCCACAAAGCGGCCCATCGTCTTCAGGTTGATGTGGTCCGCGTCCAGGAAGTACGGCTTGTCCCAGCCCAGCGCCTTCACAGCGGCATCCGCCGCGGCGCGGGTCTGCGTGGGTTCGCTGCCGATGATCGTGTGCTCGCGGTTGGACTTGTTCCACACCGGAACAACCTCCACACCGGCCTTGGCCGCGTTCACGCAGGCCTGC
Protein-coding regions in this window:
- a CDS encoding tagaturonate epimerase family protein, giving the protein MSDVLRIPRFSIGTGDRFAHQAKAQLQACVNAAKAGVEVVPVWNKSNREHTIIGSEPTQTRAAADAAVKALGWDKPYFLDADHINLKTMGRFVAPCDFFTIDVADNIGEAAAPADVDAFVARHPELVGTVSIPGIAEPFKTDEAFVKGVANKFLAAVQEAGKIYRAVLEVKGEGKFVPEISMDETDLPQTPVELLIILAAIADEKVPIQTIAPKFTGRFNKGVEYVGDVAKFTTEFEEDLAAIAFAVKNYGMEPNLKLSVHSGSDKFSIYAPIHQAVTRTGAGVHLKTAGTTWLEEVIGLAEAGGSGLEIAKEVYAEAFGHADELMAPYATVIDIKKEELPTVAAVNGWTSEQYVGALRHVQSNPLYNANFRQLIHVGFKVAAKMGPKYLEALEANEEIVAKNVTENLWERHIKPVFLGQ
- a CDS encoding gluconokinase — protein: MILVLMGVSGSGKSTVGTLLSERLHCVFADADDYHPAANKAKMAAGHALNDDDRQPWLERLNEVMRGWHEAGSNGVLACSALKDKYRVTLRQGMPEGTVQFVLLDLPKEAIAERLAARSHEFMNPGLLDSQLATLERPTDAIIVKNDRPVEQVVDEILSKATK